actgtTCAGACTTGGGTGAAGTAGATCTGTGTTGGAGGGACTGAGATTGTGGTGCATGTTTTTGCTGTAATATGCAGCAAATCGCCTTTCTTCTTACACAGAGACCTCTTCTGGCTCCGAAGATGAAGGCTCATTGCAGGGGGACTCCCAGGGCACCCCgacctccagccagggcagcatcaaCATGGAGCACTGGATCAGTCAGGCCATCCACGGCTCCACCACGTCCACCACCTCCTCGTCCTCCACGCAGAGCGGGGACAGCAGAGCTGCCAACAGGCTGGCGGATGTCATGGCCCAGACCCACATGGGTGAGCAcgcttcacagtgtctttctgtgcctgttgtctaAATGCCTTTGCGTGTGCACGTTTTTCTCTGTTTGCATCGTGGCTGTGGAATCCCTTAGTGGAAAGAGCGCagagcccctctggcccctggggtgcTTTGGTTGGATTGTTTCTGGAAGATGCTTTACTGCTTCTCAtgcccaggtccctcccacagctggaattccaggggccttATTACTGGGGAATCCCGCAGCCATATCCGAATTCCAGGGGCCTTCTGCTTATAAGTCCTTTTGTGTTCCTGGGGAATCCTGCAGCCATATccgcttccaacttttcttctcacttatgctTCTGCGTGAAACCTTAACAGTCCCAGTCAACAGGACAGGGTTTTAAAGTGTGCTTCTCCTGACCACGGGAGTCATTTAAGGAAATGAAGGCTTTAAGCACGGCCGCTTTACGCTGctgtctgccacaggtgttcagatttcttgggcgtggcgcactgttttgtgtaggttctatgacaagggagatcctctgtattagaaaaagaaCGAAGTTAGGATCACTGCCCCACAACGTTTGAAGATGTcgtggaaaaggagtgaagtgagaaTTAATAGAGGTAGAGTCGACGCGTGGGGGAGCCACGATGAGCCTCGCGTCGCTCTGCCTTTGAATGGTTCAGGAGtaaatgttttccatcaagtatGGGACTTGGGTTGAATAGGATTTGGTGTGTGTCTCTATTAAAGCAGTAACCGGAGACGACTGTGTACCACGTCGCCGATAACGGAGCACGAGCCACAGGCTCAGACCCTCCCGGCACCAGCTACCACAGGAAAGCCTGATCTCTGCAAAACCCtcagtgggaagcaggtggacgtcatgtgtgatcagatagcccacagacaccccagaaccccagaatgttcACTTCTAGATCACTGACTCCTTCACACCCAGAGGTGTTTGGGATTGActtgggtcccagccccttcggtgctcactgacactgaaagcgtcagctgttttctgtctggaacaggagtttgctgtcaggagagctgggtctgtctcacttttcccaataactgctgctgggatcttgaagtcccttctcctgctttaggctttgagtgaggggaaaaaaattgaaaaaaataatttttctctctcaactgttgtgagtataaaggagaaaacagaaatactctttaaaagtttGCGAAGTAGTACTCAAATGAAAAGCAGTATTAAACTTCAGTTTGACACAGTTTCAGGAACATGTACACTCGTTTATGTGAATTAATAGCCCTACTTGAAATCACAGTAGGCTaaacattgaacagaaatgtgtgactgttacatatttttccataataaaattccatgtgtatattggaTCGCAGGATAGTGGCCGAGGCTCTGCCAGACGAGAACGGGGAGGCCAGACACCACCTCTGCCACTTGGTGGAAGCATTTGTATCCTCAGATcttattcaattttaagaaaatgcacagaatcttaccaaggaaaacacatatttttgaataaatgaatcactgcacttgggcctccctttgtgggttTACCCTTTCAATACTGGAGGAAGTTTTAGTACAAAGAATTAATGTATCCAAACTATGAGGGGCTCCTAACTCACGTACATCAGGGCTCAGTGTGACCCAAATGTAACTCTAGGGTGATCGCGTTCCGGTAATTTCTAATTgggcacaaagataatcctcctagactatctggaaattttctataagtttgggaATTTTTTGGAAAAGCcgtgacaaaataatgaaacttgaagaggagaaatattttgtgtggcaaaacaagagaagtaaaaagtcagATGTGCATTTGACCTTCTGAGATAATCAGAAGCCTGTGAATGAGAACTTAGCATCTGTGATCACGTGTGCGTGTGAGTGTTCTAGGGAGTCCAGTcacaacatagtcacactggccaACCCCCCCCCCCAGACCCTACATGGTCATAGCCATTACTATTcccatttgatgaagaaactgaggcatggagagcttaagggacatccccaaatccccagaagtttccagagctgggtttccatttccaggccctgggctccaaagcgcgagtaaagccctgggctgtgtggacggtggccgacaggaaacgggacccttccatgaacacacacacgcttccTGGCACCCTGCCATTGCCGGTCTAACGTTATTCTAGTTAAAACGCCGCTGACGTGGCTCCTattaggaaattgaggtttcacTAAACTCTGCTCCATTTTCGGCAACATGAGTTATGCTGGGGTCCCCCTTTGTGCCGGATGTGTGTGGCAGACGTGGCTGAGATCGGCTTTGGCTTCTCACGGCACCCCCAGACCGCGCTCCGGTCTCTTCCTGAGCTATGGCTTGCTCAACCTGCAGAACAAACGCCACAACCACCAGAAACACTCATgatgtgcttctttacagataatcATTCTGCACCTCCTGATGTAACCACGTACACCTCAGAGCACTCCATACAGATGGAGCGACCACAGGGTTCCACGGGGTCCCGGACAGCGCCCAAGTACTGCAACGCCGAGCTCATGGAGACCGGGAATGGTACGTCCCAAAGCAGAGATGtgtttttttctgggaaacggtttgtgctgatgtcccgttctgtgcccgtgactgggtgtgtttcttcctggggtacaatctgctgccattttatctgctgaataactaacagtggttcagcaactgagaaattcttgcacaggtgttaagaccgtgaacagtcacttagaaaagcaagaagaagttaaatgtacaacagaattACTGTCAGATGGGCCGGTATGTTGCTTTAGACTTCGGAGGAAAGAGggtctttttatccatgttggaCAGAGATGTCAGCGACTTGGTAACAGGCTGCGGCCGAgggcttctccttccttcctgtggcctggtcttggtatgttctgattacagcggcggtttgtatcacctagcccctgttctatttaagtcttagtccttccccggggtcataaaagtcagtgtagaacctagcagtgaatgaaatacaatgcCCCCGTGTGAAGCCTCATCGAGCAGCCTTGGAATGGCGTAATCTTGTAGTGCACGGGACTCGCAGGCGGACAAGGAGGCCTCTCCGAACCCCAACAGGTAGACAGGGAGGACTATCGGAGCCGCGACAAGCACAGTGGACAGGGAGGCCTGTGTGGACAcagtggacaggcacagtggccagggaggacagcgtggttgtgtggatccacaggacactgtggcgtccaagcacgcgCTCCCAGAGGAGAGGACCCTGTGGGAGCTGATGCTGGGAGCAGGCTGAGATTCCAGCGAGtaagactccctgtgacgtgcacagctgccatctgcgcagcagctcctgacgccaagatggtcatgcgataaatgcacaaagcacatctccagcaaaaagccgccgagtgtcgacatccaggatatccaccgaGGTGGCTTTTtagtgttaatacgatgaatgtgagcagcaggtggtctgcgttctGGGTatgtgtgactgtgccactgcagttttgttctcatgtcttgatgagcatgaacggttcctgacgagggtaggtaaggatgctgtgacctgagactctgcagtattgtagcttgaggaaccaaggagtttttctgtcttgcaaacctgtcagggaggatgttccaggctggtgactgctccatgaggtattcagagatccaggttcctttcagactcctgctctgtgttcccacggacacggctgtccttgctgtggttgggactgggtgattgccatgctggcggGGGAGGGTTAAGGCGAGAGTGGccatgatttacctaatctacataatgacagggagcctgggagtaaagtgtagccatggcctggaggatggatgatggatgttggtgaacgactggctgcactcaccgcagatGGCCCCAGGGATGGGAAGGACGACTGATTATGccattcaatggtacctggttctttcagatttggcttccttatggattttctgctgtaaagaggagagagcctgtggttctaggccaaacATTTCACTCACCTCGTAGCATCTTGTatcccttagccaacatttttgtcaagtttcagaagtcctatcaaaccggcaagcatttctcagtttggtttaatcattggattttatatctgtgtctgcatctctattttacatctatgtggttatttgatactctgtagtacctttgtaataggttctatttggtggaagttactctcaacaaaccttgctgctacttgaattttcaaggttgcaagtagaaaggagagaataaaaaccacatcttctctaattttaaaatttgttgttcctcaaatcacaccagaagtacagatactacaaattataaaagcagtcagaatcaaggttaagagatttctgggtgattctggctgatcagcagtatttgctgaggtgtgtgcagcagagcaacatgccaagaagcccggcACGGGGGAGAGTTGgaaggccaggctgtgacttcggaggtgtgttgcctcaggaagaggagctagatgtagagaggataaatggccacaggtgtgaccaccgccgtcCTTGCCGCGGTCCGGGGGCCTTTGTATGgggccctttgtgagctgagttatgaaccagatgaaggctgtgcaggcgtgtgagaatccaggccagactcgatgggtggaggcttggcagaggtgaggggccagacagcctcgctaaatgtgcagtggctcactgcagacagtGCCCATCAGTCACCAGACAGACCGGCTTGATCTTCAGCCCCCATGGCAGCTGCCTCtacctgtctgcctccaccttctgagtccTATAGGCGTcgcaaatgtgtggtttttaaacagatttggatgagttgttttctgcacaacacacttttacagacggaggctggttctccacagtggcaccagggacttggcagggactggtgggacagagcctcagagcacagcaccagctccctgggCGAAGACGGTGCCTGTGGGacggaagaaagaagaggcacacagtgctgaggcgtgaactctagtttgctcttagacatgacacacatgccTCCTGGAAGTTTGCATGAAGCACTGCTAAAGCCACCAGTGCGGACAGGTCCTTAGATCAGGAGACTCAGAACAcagttgtatttgaaatccttcacatgctgcaatctcttcaaagaggactacaagtcatctctaataatgttgtaaaattaattttttattaagtgccatggctttttttttttttttttttggtggggtagggccggtgtgtgacagtaaaacaatagatgcagtgacacagctggtgggtgttggttctgggccccagttgggcagttgtatgaaaagaaaccgaaaagtctctacagtggtatgaactgaaacacctggattatgtgttttcatgtatttgacataaatgcacacattcGTACACTAAAcacatatttttctatatgtaataaaattcacacctttaaatagttaacatatattttattttaggacctcCCCCATGATGTGAAGACTAATAGCCACTCCCTCTCCCCCCCCGGATATTAAGAGCCACATCGCAGGGCAGTGaggcaccccccgcgaggtggggactaatcgccaccccctctccccctctggctattagaagtcacctcgcaggggggtgaggcacccccacaaggtggggactaatagccaccccttctcctcccgctggctattaggggccatggtggactcacagcctgtttgatattgtgagtaatatcatctgcccctctggaaattatgaactctttcacagatgggtgtaTACTCTGTGTGTACACcgtcagagggtgtacacccgtctgtattgggagtaatatcatcctcttcctccctgaatgttaagaagaatatccCAGGATTGTTTCTACTCCCTGCATTATTGggtgtcatatcctcctctcccacgtggaaatgagaaacaatatcactgggggcgtgtacaccttctgtaacatttaaagtaatatcatccccttccctccaggatcatgggaacaatatcctggggggtgtacactttctgccatATAGGTCATAATATCATCCCTCCCACCTTGAAACATTATGAAGGACCATCTCACACGGGGTGTACAACCCTTGGTGCGATATTGGGAATGCAATTATCCTCTTCccggcatatttggaaaaatatcagagtgagtgtacccctcctgccatataaggattactatcctcttcttcctttctggatattagaaagaagatcacacgtgggtttgcactttcttcgatatctggagtcatgtcatcctctcttgtcttgaatggcaagaacaatgccttgggggggatgtacacaccctgtcatattgggagtaatattacactctcccctccttgataattaggaacaacatcccatgctctctgtccctggatattaggaacaacatcacaggtaggtgtacaccccctgtggtattaggagtaataatatgattattgaACATCCATGATTgatattaacaattatcaatgatactattaataggataccgttattatggataattattttaaatatatgattatgcatgcttaaaataattgttaatattgTTTTATTACCATCACTTAGtattaagtaacattaattgctgatatcattattttattaatggtgATATTACTATTGATTATTAATgctaatcattaacatttttaactagtattttactatctttattgtgattattaatattgatgattactcttaatttttcttatacttattaataattaatagacttgttcctgatatccggcagggagaggatgatatcactcccaatatcgaagaaagtgtacaccccactatgatgttattcctaacagccagggggtagaggatgacattattgaaactatggcagtgggtgtacatcccttcggtcgtcttgttccttatatcctgggtgggagaggatgatacgactcccaatatcgcagggggcatagacctcccccgtgatattgtccctaacatccaaaggtggagaggatgatatttcttctgatttcacagggggtgtacaccacccctatgatatggttcctaatatccagggggtgagaggatgatattagtctccatattgcaggaggtgtacactccctagtgatattgttcctaatatccagggagggagaggatgatatcactcccaatatcgcaggttccctatatcctgggagggagacgatgatactagtggcaatatcgcagagggtgtacacacccactgtgatactGTTTCGAATATCCAGAGgcagagaaaatgatatgactcccaatatcacagggggtgtacatcctcctgtgatattgtttcttacattcagggagagaggatgatattactcccaatatcacaggggttgtacacacctcctgcgatattgttcctaatatcctgaaggggagagcatattactctcaatatggcaAGGGGTGTATACTtcttttgtaatattgttcttaatatccgtgatgggagaggatgatatgactcccaatattgCAAGAAATGTACAGCtgcctgtgatagagttcctaacatctaggtggggagaggatgatattactgcccatatctcacgagttgtaaaacccctttgatattttgcctacaatcctgaggggagaggatattattccCGATAACGAAGAAGGTATACACtcccctgtgacactatgcccaatatccacattgggagacgatgacattacgcccaatatcacaggggatgtacacccaccctgggatattgttccttgtattgagagagggagaagatgctattgctcccagtaacgcaggggctgtggctgtacacccctcctgtgatattgttcttaatatcctagggaagagaggatgatactacacccaatatctcaTGGGCTGTACAGTGTCCGCTCAGAGATGTGTGGGGCTCTCTTACACAGGTAACTCCTTCTCTAACTTTAGCCACATGCTGGTCATCCAGGGGCCTCCTAAAATCCAGGAGCATAAAACcaagtggaatttctgagaaccaaagatggtacatggctctggttgggctgccacaggcagttttgtgaaaagacagatgtatttctcatagtcctggagtctggaggtccaaggtcaaggtgagttcaggactggctcctcctaaggcatctctccttgactgtcagatggcatcttctcttgtGTTCTCGTGCGGTTGTCCCTCTatagatgtctgtgtcctgatctcttcttacaagggcatcagttctaatgacttcgttaccttaatcacctctttaaaaggcctatctccacatacagacacattctgaggtccttgaTTAGGACTACAACCTGGGAATCTTGGTGTATGCAATTAAACCTGAAGCAGATGGGGTCTTATaacctgtgtcacccaagctcatgccagagccccatgaggtagccccaggtcccccctttgatatggtttagctgtgtccccaacAAAATCCTGTCTTAAATTCtcgtgtgttgtgggaggatggaagtgacaatttgacagcagagaagacaattgctcccagggaggagagaggggaccCCAGACCTCCGAAGTTTggagggtcccaggccctgggcagagcaggcagccccacccctgtgacaCCCCTGACGATGGCTCAGGAGTCGGAAAAGGTGGAATCATATGTAGAGGCTGGTTGGGGAGATAGGAAGTTGtcgaatgagtttttaaatatttccatcaaaattcttactgcacccttggtgttggtggggaccagtggcttctccatgtgcctggcttcttcctggctctgactctgggagcctggcctggcctagggctgctggttggattcattgctggcagcaagtggaaggtggaggagggagaggagctgtcctcactcctctcttactcatgcctgtccacgttagcagcccctccccaggcatcccttgcccatgatctggggagtgctattctcacttcccttgggccctgcccaccgatctccaaagaatcccgtcagtgactccttttaatcacctctttgcctgtgacaaagtcttctgggacctcctgactgatacaaggggaagcctggctatctgtgcaacttgtaaaagtgaagtgagtcattcacactgacatgtatctacaagtcacacagctttgcaACTGGAGTGACTTTAAGCTCATCTAACCAAACCTTCCATGACAGATGAGTACACCCAGAATCATAGGATAGAAGTGACTTGCTCCCATCTGCGTCGGCCACGCTGAGACTCAATCGCGGAGTCTAGCAAAGCACACTTcgtcctcccttagaaggaagatcCTGCCCGCacggctcacctccacctaccctaggtctcccccaccctcccttagaggGAAGCTCCTGCCAGcgtggctcacctccacctactctaggtctcccccaccctcccttagaaggaaggtcctgccagtatggctcacctccacctaccctaggtctcccccaccttTCCTTAGCAGGAAGGTCTTGCTggcatggctcacctccacgtaccctaggtctccccaccctcccttagaaggaaggtcctgccagcatggctcacctccacctactctgggtttcccccaccctcccttagaaggaaggtcttagAAGGCAGCACGGTTCACCTTCCCCtaacctaggtctcccccaccctcagaggggagtctttgggtcagtcagaagactactccggacatctgtaagaacaaatggtttccagcacagtcctttcctggggtctgcattttccctctgggatgcttggaagttgaaggggtcaggcaattcaagttctccccagtatctcaggggccactgacacacaggaaaatgtgctgctctgctcgctgtttggctttgatggatgcaaatttgttctaaatgagcctgacattcattagcatgtaaacatatgttactGGTGGCGGCTCGCAGGGCCACATGCTGATGGATCTTGTGGGCTGTCCCCGTCGGACATCACCAGGCTGCCTGcgtctgtgctgcttctggctaaggctccagatgttttcgtgcactgtgaagtagacattttagctacagggttatgtttttttccacaaaagaaacacagacaaatctgtgaaaagaacttgagtttaTGTGCCGATCTACTGGAAGGAGACTCTTAGAATGTCAACTGCTCAGTGTCTGCTTTGACTCCCGGGCAGTTCTCTGTCCTGTGGCTCAGAGACTCTGTGGGgctgaattatacatttgattccagttctgctcaatatttccccacaagtagtGCTGTTGGTGCGACTGATGCCTTTAGAGATAGCTGCAGCAGGAACAGTCCAGAGAATAAAACACgctatgctaaaatattttgagctgaaggcaattaagaagcgctctggccttccctccattttctgaaaagcacacaacataatcatattatacaaagacaaaagtgccctttctcccctctctgccagaaaggacgcaggtcaatctctgtagacaacttcagacccttattcaggaaacagcaccagaggaatttacacaaaaatctatcatttattggccttcccacaatttgttgcccccaatgacccaaagtccttttactttgtcttggcacttctagaaacatttattatccttgttgaagatgttatataaa
This genomic interval from Macaca nemestrina isolate mMacNem1 unplaced genomic scaffold, mMacNem.hap1 Scaffold_135, whole genome shotgun sequence contains the following:
- the LOC139361286 gene encoding disco-interacting protein 2 homolog C-like isoform X2; amino-acid sequence: MAVPMPSKRRSLVVQTSMDAYTPPETSSGSEDEGSLQGDSQGTPTSSQGSINMEHWISQAIHGSTTSTTSSSSTQSGDSRAANRLADVMAQTHMDNHSAPPDVTTYTSEHSIQMERPQGSTGSRTAPKYCNAELMETGNGSLGVKCSHGLEDG
- the LOC139361286 gene encoding disco-interacting protein 2 homolog C-like isoform X1, with amino-acid sequence MAVPMPSKRRSLVVQTSMDAYTPPETSSGSEDEGSLQGDSQGTPTSSQGSINMEHWISQAIHGSTTSTTSSSSTQSGDSRAANRLADVMAQTHMDNHSAPPDVTTYTSEHSIQMERPQGSTGSRTAPKYCNAELMETGNGTSQSRDVFFSGKRFVLMSRSVPVTGCVSSWGTICCHFIC